A genomic window from Thiomonas arsenitoxydans includes:
- a CDS encoding NADH:flavin oxidoreductase/NADH oxidase yields the protein MSSQLFSPFSLGALSLRNRIVVSPMCQYSAVEGNAMPWHRVHLGQLAQSGAGLLFIEATAVEAIGRITPGCLGLYSADNVAALRAVLDEVRSFSDMPIGIQLGHAGRKASSARPWDGGQLLPVSQGGWPTVAPSAVPHGAQEAAPQALDASGLERIRNAFVQAARHAAGLGLQAVELHCAHGYLLHQFLSPLSNQRDDGYGGSLIQRMRYPLEVFDAVRAALPASIPLGVRVSATDWVEGGWDLEQTLAFAQALKARGCDWIDVSSGGLSPKQQIPIGPGYQVPLAQAVREATGLPTMAVGLITEAQQAEAIVAEGRADLVALARALLWNPHWPWQAAAALGAQVKVPPQYWRSEPRDARGVFANAAIGQR from the coding sequence ATGTCGTCTCAACTCTTCTCCCCGTTTTCACTCGGCGCCCTCAGCCTGCGCAACCGCATCGTGGTCAGTCCGATGTGCCAATACAGCGCCGTGGAGGGCAATGCCATGCCCTGGCACCGCGTGCATCTTGGCCAGCTGGCGCAAAGCGGCGCCGGCCTGCTGTTCATCGAGGCCACCGCGGTCGAAGCCATCGGCCGCATCACCCCCGGCTGTCTGGGGCTGTATTCAGCCGACAACGTGGCGGCGCTGCGCGCCGTTCTTGACGAGGTGCGCAGCTTCAGCGACATGCCCATCGGCATTCAACTCGGGCACGCGGGGCGCAAGGCATCGAGCGCGCGGCCCTGGGACGGCGGTCAACTCCTACCGGTTTCGCAAGGCGGCTGGCCCACCGTGGCCCCTTCCGCCGTGCCACATGGCGCGCAGGAGGCTGCACCGCAAGCGCTGGACGCCAGCGGCCTGGAGCGCATCCGCAACGCCTTCGTCCAAGCCGCGCGACACGCCGCCGGCCTGGGCCTGCAAGCGGTGGAGCTGCACTGCGCGCACGGCTATCTGCTGCACCAGTTTTTGTCGCCGCTGTCCAATCAGCGCGACGACGGCTACGGCGGCAGCCTGATCCAGCGCATGCGCTATCCGCTGGAAGTGTTCGATGCCGTGCGCGCCGCCTTGCCCGCGAGCATTCCGCTGGGCGTGCGGGTCTCGGCAACCGACTGGGTGGAGGGCGGTTGGGATCTGGAGCAAACCCTTGCCTTCGCGCAAGCGCTCAAGGCGCGAGGTTGCGACTGGATCGACGTGTCTTCCGGCGGTTTGTCCCCCAAGCAGCAAATTCCCATCGGCCCCGGCTATCAGGTGCCATTGGCCCAGGCAGTGCGAGAGGCGACCGGGCTGCCCACGATGGCCGTCGGCCTCATTACCGAAGCGCAACAGGCCGAAGCCATCGTGGCTGAAGGCCGGGCCGATCTGGTCGCGCTGGCCCGCGCCCTGCTGTGGAATCCGCATTGGCCCTGGCAGGCCGCAGCCGCCTTGGGCGCGCAGGTCAAGGTACCGCCGCAATACTGGCGCAGCGAGCCGCGGGACGCCCGCGGCGTGTTTGCCAACGCCGCCATCGGCCAGCGCTGA
- a CDS encoding cytochrome c translates to MDWVGLYPTWYEPGVGSGWVVGIMATIHVLASHTSVGAAILFAYLAVLAYRRNQPQLLDYIRKYGMFLLVFSYVIGSITGPGIWFTTTVASPRGISALIHSFVWKWATEWVFFVIEVVGVYLVIYLVGRVDQRTHMRIAVIFGMASYTTMLIILGILSFMMVPGKEVWFTEGGYLNGFYGSNTFAQLAMRTAFMFTMAAVVGGIVAARITDPAFKREISRKLAWLGIVSSITGAALFQWYIRTLPETAHLVMDNRLPSYFQPAIITVLLGILAYFVMTLISSRTLVVWGASVATVSILLFGLWPEEVARESIRKPWVAGQYIYSNQVVGRDVPGMNIKSEIPLLETHGFLKTQVFVPNELRVVTPDNMLKVGESLALTTCSNCHSLSDTGMRPLHRYFGGATNVTEVENYLRGALSTGATMYMPMIPLKPEEAEALAVFIVNMKQPQAAIAHIQHKAALAQADQAAALPATLTQEVR, encoded by the coding sequence ATGGATTGGGTCGGGCTTTATCCCACTTGGTATGAACCGGGTGTGGGCAGTGGCTGGGTCGTCGGCATCATGGCCACCATTCATGTGCTGGCTTCGCACACTTCGGTGGGCGCGGCCATTTTGTTTGCGTATCTGGCGGTGCTCGCCTACCGGCGCAATCAGCCGCAGTTGCTGGATTACATCCGCAAATACGGCATGTTCCTGCTGGTGTTCTCGTATGTCATCGGCTCGATTACCGGGCCGGGCATCTGGTTCACCACCACCGTGGCCAGTCCGCGCGGCATTTCGGCGCTGATCCACAGCTTTGTGTGGAAATGGGCCACCGAATGGGTGTTTTTCGTCATCGAGGTGGTCGGCGTCTATCTGGTGATCTACCTGGTCGGCCGGGTCGATCAGCGCACGCATATGCGCATCGCCGTGATCTTCGGCATGGCGTCTTACACCACCATGCTCATCATCCTGGGCATTCTGTCGTTCATGATGGTGCCGGGCAAGGAGGTCTGGTTCACTGAGGGGGGCTACCTCAACGGCTTCTACGGCAGCAACACCTTCGCCCAGCTCGCCATGCGCACCGCGTTCATGTTCACCATGGCGGCGGTGGTCGGCGGCATCGTCGCGGCGCGTATCACCGATCCGGCGTTCAAGCGTGAGATTTCGCGCAAGCTGGCCTGGCTGGGCATCGTGTCGTCGATCACCGGCGCGGCGCTGTTCCAGTGGTATATCCGCACCCTGCCGGAAACCGCGCATCTGGTGATGGACAACCGCCTGCCGTCCTACTTCCAGCCGGCCATCATCACCGTGCTGCTGGGCATTCTGGCTTACTTCGTGATGACGCTGATTTCCTCGCGCACCCTGGTGGTGTGGGGGGCGTCGGTGGCCACCGTGAGCATTTTGCTGTTCGGGCTGTGGCCGGAGGAAGTGGCGCGCGAGTCCATCCGCAAGCCCTGGGTGGCCGGGCAGTACATCTATTCCAATCAGGTCGTCGGCCGCGATGTGCCGGGCATGAACATCAAGAGCGAGATTCCGCTGCTGGAGACGCATGGCTTTCTCAAGACGCAGGTGTTCGTTCCCAACGAGCTGCGCGTGGTCACGCCGGACAACATGCTCAAAGTGGGCGAGTCACTGGCGCTGACGACCTGCTCCAACTGCCACTCGCTGAGCGATACCGGCATGCGACCGCTGCATCGCTACTTCGGCGGCGCGACCAACGTGACCGAGGTGGAAAACTACCTGCGCGGCGCGCTCTCCACCGGAGCCACGATGTATATGCCGATGATTCCGCTCAAGCCCGAAGAAGCCGAGGCGCTTGCGGTATTCATCGTCAACATGAAGCAGCCGCAGGCCGCCATCGCCCACATCCAGCACAAGGCGGCACTGGCGCAGGCCGACCAAGCCGCTGCGCTGCCCGCAACCCTGACCCAAGAGGTGCGCTGA